One window of Hymenobacter sp. BRD128 genomic DNA carries:
- a CDS encoding nucleoside-diphosphate kinase — translation MATNRTFTMIKPDAVAENHIGGILSMIEQGGFRIVELQKVTLTPERAGQFYAVHKERPFYNDLVKYMSSGPIVAAILEKDNAVADFRTLIGATNPANAEEGTIRKKYAKSIEANAVHGSDSDENAQIEGQFFFGK, via the coding sequence ATGGCAACCAACCGCACCTTCACGATGATTAAGCCCGATGCCGTGGCCGAAAACCACATTGGCGGCATCCTGAGCATGATTGAGCAGGGCGGCTTCCGCATCGTGGAGCTTCAGAAAGTAACCCTCACCCCCGAGCGCGCCGGCCAGTTCTACGCCGTGCACAAAGAGCGTCCTTTCTACAACGACCTCGTGAAGTACATGTCGAGCGGCCCCATCGTGGCGGCTATCCTCGAAAAAGACAACGCCGTAGCCGACTTCCGCACCCTCATCGGTGCCACCAACCCGGCCAATGCCGAGGAAGGTACCATCCGCAAGAAGTACGCGAAGAGCATTGAAGCCAACGCCGTGCATGGCTCCGACTCGGACGAAAATGCCCAAATCGAAGGCCAGTTCTTCTTCGGCAAGTAG
- a CDS encoding bifunctional oligoribonuclease/PAP phosphatase NrnA — protein MFPSVSELQALLAQPKQIFITTHHKPDADALGSSLAWATYLKKKGHSVTVVTPSDYPAFLNWMQGNDEVVIYEPRQNDRQVRDLVNRADLLFCLDFNCLGRINELGEYVRRAPGTRVLIDHHQRPENFADVSFSDPTAAATAELIFEIIRALGDQDLIDQGMGEALYAGIMTDTGSFRHPSTSRNVHLIIAELLNAHIDLASVHRRIYDSHSEIRLRFLGYILKDKLVVLREFNTAYIAVTKEELREYESKTGDTEGLVNYALSIEGIVLAAVFIDRSSAVKISFRSVGDFSVADFSRNHFEGGGHHNASGGVSTESLDATVARFVGLLPQYQAQLVSTPVAPVAVAPPVA, from the coding sequence ATGTTTCCTTCCGTATCCGAGTTGCAAGCTCTGCTGGCCCAGCCCAAGCAGATTTTTATCACCACGCACCACAAGCCCGACGCCGACGCGCTAGGCTCTTCGCTGGCCTGGGCTACTTATCTCAAGAAAAAAGGGCACTCCGTGACGGTAGTTACGCCCTCCGACTACCCGGCCTTCCTCAACTGGATGCAGGGCAACGACGAGGTCGTTATCTACGAGCCGCGCCAGAACGACCGCCAGGTGCGCGACTTGGTGAACCGGGCCGACCTGTTGTTCTGCCTTGATTTTAATTGCCTGGGCCGCATCAACGAGCTGGGCGAGTACGTGCGCCGGGCGCCGGGCACCAGGGTGCTCATCGACCACCACCAGCGCCCCGAAAACTTTGCAGACGTTAGCTTTTCCGACCCCACGGCGGCGGCCACGGCCGAGTTGATTTTCGAGATTATCCGCGCCCTCGGCGACCAGGACCTCATCGACCAGGGCATGGGCGAGGCGCTCTACGCGGGCATCATGACCGATACGGGCTCGTTTCGGCACCCTAGCACCTCGCGCAATGTGCACCTCATCATCGCCGAGCTGCTGAACGCCCACATCGACCTGGCCTCGGTGCACCGCCGCATCTACGACTCGCACTCCGAAATCCGACTGCGCTTTCTGGGCTACATCCTGAAGGATAAGCTCGTGGTGCTGCGCGAGTTCAACACGGCCTACATTGCCGTAACTAAGGAGGAGCTGCGCGAGTACGAAAGCAAAACCGGTGATACGGAGGGGCTAGTGAACTACGCGCTCAGCATTGAAGGCATTGTGCTGGCGGCCGTATTCATTGACCGCAGCTCGGCGGTAAAAATCTCGTTCCGCTCGGTGGGCGACTTTTCGGTGGCCGACTTTTCGCGCAACCATTTTGAGGGCGGCGGGCACCACAACGCCTCGGGCGGCGTGAGCACTGAGTCGCTCGACGCTACCGTAGCGCGCTTCGTGGGGCTGCTGCCGCAGTACCAGGCGCAGCTGGTGAGCACGCCCGTGGCGCCGGTAGCAGTTGCGCCGCCCGTAGCCTAA
- a CDS encoding FKBP-type peptidyl-prolyl cis-trans isomerase, whose amino-acid sequence MRHFILLLLAALPVLAHAQTTTPTPGFERLPSGTEYKLYRRDAAGRYAPRPLAALPSPTDTSRAGKFMLMHVTYLTGRDSVLQSTRQLTHGQPVPMPMPAGFRKGSPEEALAMLQPGDSAVFRLRADSLFRGRPVPAELRRGGNVLVLQATAVRLVDQATAMATAQRLQQDVQAEQQRLARARLAAQLPKDNAAIADYLKTNNLAATAKKTAGGTWYIITKRGAGPLPQTGQTVGVRYRGTVLATGKEFDASDKHGGSPFEFALGRGQVIPGWDQGIAMLPKGSKAILLIPSSLAYGTRGAGADIPADANLRFDVELVDIKGAAATPPAKHPATKPAAKTKTGVKAATPHKATKK is encoded by the coding sequence ATGCGTCATTTTATTTTGCTGCTACTGGCCGCGCTGCCGGTGCTAGCCCACGCCCAGACCACCACTCCTACCCCCGGCTTCGAGCGCCTGCCCAGCGGCACCGAATACAAGCTGTATCGGCGCGATGCGGCGGGGCGCTACGCGCCCCGGCCGCTGGCCGCCCTGCCCAGCCCCACCGACACCTCGCGGGCCGGCAAGTTTATGCTGATGCACGTAACCTACCTCACGGGCCGCGACTCGGTGCTACAAAGCACGCGGCAGCTAACCCACGGCCAGCCGGTGCCCATGCCGATGCCCGCCGGCTTCCGCAAAGGCTCGCCGGAGGAAGCCCTTGCCATGCTGCAGCCCGGCGATAGCGCCGTATTCCGCCTACGGGCCGACTCGCTGTTTCGGGGCCGGCCGGTGCCGGCCGAGCTGCGGCGCGGCGGCAACGTACTGGTGCTGCAAGCCACGGCCGTGCGGCTGGTAGACCAGGCCACGGCCATGGCCACAGCCCAGCGCCTGCAGCAAGATGTGCAGGCCGAGCAGCAGCGCCTGGCCCGCGCCCGGCTGGCAGCGCAATTGCCCAAAGACAATGCGGCTATTGCCGACTACTTAAAAACCAATAACCTGGCGGCGACGGCCAAGAAAACCGCCGGCGGCACCTGGTACATTATCACCAAGCGCGGCGCCGGGCCGCTGCCCCAGACCGGGCAAACCGTGGGCGTGCGCTACCGCGGTACGGTGCTGGCCACCGGCAAAGAATTTGACGCCTCGGACAAGCACGGCGGTTCGCCCTTCGAGTTTGCGCTGGGCCGGGGGCAGGTGATTCCGGGCTGGGACCAGGGCATCGCCATGTTGCCCAAGGGCAGCAAAGCCATCCTGCTCATTCCGTCGTCGCTGGCCTACGGCACGCGGGGCGCCGGCGCCGACATTCCGGCCGACGCCAACCTGCGCTTCGACGTGGAGCTGGTAGACATAAAAGGCGCCGCGGCGACCCCGCCAGCCAAGCATCCTGCCACGAAACCAGCCGCGAAGACCAAGACCGGTGTTAAAGCGGCTACCCCGCATAAAGCCACCAAGAAGTAA
- a CDS encoding nucleoside deaminase, whose product MPAPLLTDDYFMRQALAEARRALAGGEIPIGAVVVLDGLIIGRGYNQTEQLRDVTAHAEMLALTAAANYLGNKYLTHCTLYVTVEPCVMCAGASAWAQLGAVVFGTDEPKTGYRRHPLGLLHPRTRVRAGVCAAECAALMQAFFKEKRG is encoded by the coding sequence ATGCCTGCGCCTTTGCTCACCGACGACTACTTCATGCGCCAAGCCCTGGCCGAGGCGCGGCGGGCGCTGGCGGGCGGCGAAATTCCCATTGGGGCGGTAGTGGTGCTCGATGGCCTCATTATTGGCCGGGGCTATAATCAAACCGAGCAGCTGCGCGACGTGACCGCCCACGCCGAGATGCTGGCCCTTACGGCCGCTGCTAATTACCTAGGTAATAAGTATCTCACTCACTGCACGCTCTACGTGACCGTGGAGCCCTGCGTGATGTGCGCCGGGGCCAGCGCCTGGGCCCAGCTCGGCGCCGTAGTCTTTGGCACCGATGAGCCCAAAACCGGCTACCGGCGCCACCCGCTGGGGCTGCTGCACCCGCGCACCAGGGTGCGGGCGGGCGTGTGCGCCGCCGAGTGCGCGGCGCTCATGCAGGCATTTTTTAAAGAGAAGCGGGGCTAG
- a CDS encoding nucleoside permease codes for MSIKLRLTILSFLQFFIWGAWLITIGAYWFQTKHWSGAQFGAIFSTMGIASIFMPSLMGIVADKWVNAEKLYGVLHLLGGLTLCTIPFVTDPGMFFWVILLNMIFYMPTLALSIAVSYSALKSQGLDVVKDYPPIRVWGTVGFIAAMWAVTFLGFEKSANQFYVAAGAALLLGFYSFTLPKCPPPSKDTPGRSLVDALGLKSFALLRDRKLATFFAFALLLGAALQLTNAYGDTFLHDFDKIPAYRDTLSVQHPAFIMSISQISETLFILAIPFFLRRFGIKQVMLFSMVAWVLRFGLLAFGNPAGGLWMIILSCIVYGMAFDFFNISGSLFVETQTQPSIRASAQGLFMMMTNGFGAVLGSSISGLVIQNYFTDASGNKDWHGIWLAFAAYALVIAVLFVFIFKHKHEPQPAETEYSEPALAA; via the coding sequence ATGAGCATTAAGCTGCGTCTTACCATTCTGAGCTTTCTCCAGTTTTTTATCTGGGGCGCGTGGCTGATTACGATTGGCGCGTACTGGTTCCAAACCAAGCACTGGTCGGGCGCGCAGTTTGGCGCCATCTTCTCCACAATGGGTATTGCGTCTATTTTTATGCCCTCGCTCATGGGCATCGTGGCCGATAAGTGGGTAAACGCCGAGAAGCTCTACGGCGTGCTGCACCTGCTGGGGGGCCTCACGCTCTGCACCATTCCGTTCGTCACCGACCCCGGCATGTTCTTCTGGGTCATCCTGTTGAACATGATTTTTTACATGCCCACGCTGGCGCTTTCCATCGCCGTATCGTACTCGGCCCTGAAAAGCCAGGGGCTCGACGTGGTGAAGGATTACCCGCCCATTCGGGTGTGGGGCACCGTCGGCTTCATTGCGGCCATGTGGGCCGTTACGTTTTTAGGCTTCGAGAAGTCGGCCAATCAATTTTACGTAGCCGCCGGGGCGGCGCTGCTGCTGGGCTTCTACTCGTTCACGCTGCCCAAGTGCCCGCCGCCCTCTAAAGACACGCCCGGCCGCTCGCTGGTCGATGCGCTAGGGTTGAAGTCGTTTGCCCTGCTGCGCGACCGCAAGCTTGCCACCTTCTTCGCTTTTGCCCTGCTGCTAGGGGCCGCCTTGCAGCTCACCAATGCCTACGGCGATACGTTCCTGCACGACTTCGATAAAATCCCGGCCTACCGCGACACCCTATCGGTGCAGCACCCGGCCTTTATCATGTCGATTTCGCAGATTTCGGAAACGCTGTTCATTCTCGCCATCCCGTTCTTTTTGCGGCGCTTTGGCATCAAGCAGGTCATGCTGTTCAGCATGGTGGCCTGGGTGCTGCGCTTCGGCCTGCTAGCCTTCGGCAACCCCGCCGGCGGCCTCTGGATGATTATTCTCTCGTGCATCGTCTACGGCATGGCTTTCGACTTCTTCAATATCTCGGGCTCGCTGTTCGTCGAAACCCAGACCCAGCCCAGCATCCGGGCCAGCGCCCAGGGCTTGTTTATGATGATGACTAACGGCTTCGGGGCCGTGCTGGGCAGCTCAATCAGCGGCCTGGTCATCCAGAACTACTTTACCGATGCTAGTGGCAACAAAGACTGGCACGGCATCTGGCTAGCCTTCGCCGCCTACGCGCTGGTAATTGCGGTGCTGTTCGTGTTCATTTTCAAGCACAAGCACGAACCGCAGCCGGCCGAAACTGAATACTCCGAGCCCGCCCTGGCGGCCTAA
- a CDS encoding superoxide dismutase, with the protein MAFELPKLPYSYDALEPTFDAQTQEIHHTKHHQAYVTNLNAAIAGTEFESQSLEEILHNIAKASPAIRNNGGGHWNHSLWWTILSPNGGGQPTGAVADAINKSFGSYDNFKTEFTKAATTRFGSGWAWLCKVADGSLQICSTPNQDNPLMPDTGCKGTPILGLDVWEHAYYLKYQNRRPDYIAAFFNLINWDEVNKRYAAA; encoded by the coding sequence ATGGCTTTTGAACTGCCCAAGCTGCCATATTCCTACGACGCCCTCGAACCCACGTTTGACGCGCAAACCCAAGAAATTCACCACACCAAGCACCACCAGGCCTACGTCACCAACCTCAACGCCGCCATCGCGGGCACCGAGTTTGAGAGCCAGAGCCTGGAGGAGATTCTGCACAACATCGCCAAGGCTAGCCCAGCCATCCGCAACAACGGTGGTGGCCACTGGAACCACTCGCTGTGGTGGACTATCCTGAGCCCCAACGGCGGCGGCCAGCCCACCGGTGCCGTAGCCGACGCCATCAACAAGTCGTTTGGCAGCTACGACAACTTCAAAACCGAATTCACCAAGGCCGCTACCACGCGCTTCGGCTCGGGCTGGGCCTGGCTGTGCAAGGTGGCTGATGGCTCGCTGCAAATCTGCTCGACGCCGAACCAGGACAACCCGCTGATGCCCGACACTGGCTGCAAAGGCACGCCGATTCTGGGACTCGACGTGTGGGAGCACGCTTACTACCTCAAGTACCAGAACCGCCGCCCCGACTACATCGCTGCCTTCTTCAACCTCATCAACTGGGATGAGGTGAACAAGCGCTACGCGGCCGCCTAG
- a CDS encoding AAA family ATPase, with translation MSNPLPLPAASPDFSTSYNQHGFQPSTWFYTMFGELPRREIYQLVTAEARKTVLSKLAETHDLDQITVVQSVFIEEADKAPEWQFYALSPEPYTLLFFSITSSYGDQSAILYYSPRTDADALARLRALLSAQLESGQVERQRIQVLRLMGSDLAFSPLPIKIPELDLAANYNDDLLPVHEAIVKRLQKPDDKGLVILHGPPGTGKTSYIRHLCGLTDKPKLFIPPNLALRIADPEFINLLHDNTNSILLIEDAEELLTKRDATGSNAVSNLLNLSDGLLSDGFHIQIICTFNADLARIDKALLRKGRLIASYAFEALAQPKAQALATTLGQTVPVTEAMSLADIYNREDATFVSEPKGPGRIGFGRPS, from the coding sequence ATGAGCAACCCCCTCCCGCTCCCGGCGGCTAGCCCCGATTTTTCGACGAGCTATAATCAACACGGCTTTCAACCATCGACGTGGTTTTATACCATGTTTGGCGAGCTGCCGCGCCGTGAAATCTACCAGCTCGTAACGGCCGAGGCCCGCAAAACGGTGCTCAGCAAACTAGCCGAAACGCACGACCTTGACCAGATAACCGTCGTACAGTCCGTCTTCATCGAAGAGGCGGATAAAGCGCCGGAATGGCAATTCTACGCCCTGTCGCCCGAGCCGTATACCCTGCTGTTTTTCAGCATCACCAGCAGCTACGGCGACCAGAGCGCCATTTTATACTACTCGCCGCGCACCGATGCCGATGCTTTGGCCCGCCTGCGGGCGCTGCTCTCGGCCCAGCTCGAAAGCGGGCAGGTAGAGCGCCAGCGCATTCAGGTGCTGCGGCTGATGGGCAGCGACCTGGCTTTTTCGCCGTTGCCGATCAAAATCCCCGAACTGGACCTGGCCGCCAACTACAACGACGACCTGCTGCCGGTGCACGAGGCCATCGTGAAGCGCCTGCAAAAGCCTGATGATAAAGGCCTCGTCATCTTGCACGGGCCGCCCGGCACCGGCAAAACCAGCTACATCCGCCACCTCTGCGGCCTCACCGATAAGCCCAAGCTGTTTATCCCGCCCAACCTGGCGCTGCGCATTGCCGACCCCGAGTTTATCAACCTCCTGCACGACAATACTAACTCCATCCTGCTCATCGAAGATGCCGAGGAGCTGCTCACCAAGCGCGACGCCACCGGCAGCAACGCCGTGAGCAACCTGCTCAACCTCAGCGATGGGCTACTGAGCGACGGCTTTCACATCCAGATTATTTGTACTTTCAACGCCGACCTGGCCCGCATCGACAAGGCGCTGCTGCGCAAGGGGCGCCTCATTGCCTCCTACGCCTTCGAGGCGCTAGCCCAGCCCAAAGCCCAGGCGCTAGCTACCACGCTCGGCCAAACGGTGCCGGTCACGGAAGCTATGTCACTGGCCGACATCTATAACCGCGAAGATGCTACCTTCGTGAGCGAACCTAAAGGTCCCGGCCGCATCGGCTTCGGACGGCCTAGCTAA
- a CDS encoding FKBP-type peptidyl-prolyl cis-trans isomerase has translation MQFSLRPGAARHLALAAGVLSAASFLSSCNKGGGDYAKTKSGIEYKIFKKDGNSYSPREVAGGEDATYKDRVGKVMSAHIEYRTAGDSVMMKSRERQFGIPVRIPLEALTAKQMGAEPEAFSLLQPGDSGVFRFNADTLYKRNAHMLAPANLKKKGNYIILTVKAVALQTRDVAMAEAMADQQKMMAEQQRQMRAYAATQDKADDVTLQDYMKKNNLANAKKDPSGVYIITTQPGTGPNAKAGQLVTVQYRGALLDGKEFDSSAKHGGQPFSFPVGRGQVIPGWDAALQQLNKGSKATILIPSSLAYGKQGSPPAIPANSPLRFDIEVTDVKDAPAAAQAPAMAPPAGR, from the coding sequence ATGCAGTTTTCTCTTCGGCCCGGCGCGGCCCGGCACCTGGCCCTGGCGGCGGGCGTGCTCAGCGCAGCTTCCTTCCTGTCTTCGTGCAATAAAGGCGGCGGCGACTATGCCAAAACCAAGTCGGGCATTGAATATAAGATTTTTAAGAAAGACGGCAACAGCTACTCGCCCCGCGAGGTAGCCGGCGGCGAAGATGCTACCTACAAGGACCGCGTGGGCAAGGTGATGTCGGCCCACATTGAGTATCGCACGGCCGGCGACTCGGTGATGATGAAATCGCGCGAGCGCCAGTTTGGCATTCCGGTGCGCATTCCGCTCGAAGCCCTCACGGCCAAGCAAATGGGCGCTGAGCCCGAGGCCTTCTCGCTGCTCCAGCCCGGCGACAGCGGCGTGTTCCGCTTCAACGCCGACACGCTGTATAAGCGCAACGCCCACATGCTGGCCCCGGCCAATCTGAAAAAGAAAGGCAACTACATCATCCTCACGGTGAAGGCCGTGGCCCTGCAAACCCGCGACGTAGCAATGGCCGAGGCCATGGCCGACCAGCAGAAGATGATGGCCGAGCAGCAGCGCCAGATGCGCGCCTACGCCGCCACCCAGGACAAGGCCGACGACGTGACGCTGCAAGACTACATGAAGAAAAACAACCTGGCCAACGCCAAGAAGGACCCTAGCGGCGTGTATATCATCACCACGCAGCCCGGCACCGGCCCCAATGCCAAAGCCGGCCAGCTGGTGACGGTGCAGTACCGCGGAGCCCTGCTCGATGGCAAAGAGTTTGACTCGTCGGCCAAGCACGGCGGGCAGCCGTTCTCGTTCCCGGTAGGCCGCGGCCAGGTAATTCCGGGCTGGGATGCCGCCCTGCAGCAGCTCAACAAGGGCAGCAAGGCCACCATCCTCATCCCGTCGTCGCTAGCCTACGGCAAGCAGGGCTCGCCGCCCGCCATTCCGGCCAACTCACCCCTGCGCTTCGACATCGAAGTAACGGACGTGAAGGATGCGCCAGCCGCCGCCCAAGCCCCAGCCATGGCACCTCCGGCCGGCCGTTAA